A genomic window from Glycine soja cultivar W05 chromosome 10, ASM419377v2, whole genome shotgun sequence includes:
- the LOC114372435 gene encoding uncharacterized protein LOC114372435, which yields MKQFAVQNVVAPSHDEISVVCPKPRRLGLFNFPVNDPPVRPFYWHLSCQAEPCDSNSSGSNPLDNLLTKDGDFDVEQSWPVVTSSPPFFCGSPPSRAANPLIQDARFGDENFSPLSPPSWVVVPAAASGLPPSPSSSARKGGCVRANFGNNPAVRIEGFDCLDRDRRNCSIPALA from the exons atgaagcaGTTTGCCGTCCAAAACGTCGTCGCTCCATCCCACGATGAGATTAGCGTGGTTTGCCCCAAGCCCCGCCGCCTCGGCCTCTTCAACTTCCCCGTGAACGATCCCCCTGTTAGACCCTTCTACTGGCATCTCag TTGCCAGGCTGAGCCATGTGATTCAAACTCGTCTGGTTCAAATCCTTTGGACAACTTACTTACCAAG GATGGTGATTTTGATGTAGAGCAATCATGGCCAGTGGTAACCTCGTCGCCCCCATTTTTCTGCGGGTCGCCGCCGAGTAGAGCAGCTAACCCTTTGATTCAGGATGCTCGATTTGGGGATGAGAATTTTTCCCCGCTCTCCCCACCGTCGTGGGTGGTGGTTCCGGCGGCTGCGTCGGGTCTGCCACCGTCTCCCTCTTCCTCTGCAAGGAAGGGAGGGTGTGTCCGAGCCAATTTTGGTAACAATCCTGCTGTGAGAATTGAGGGGTTCGATTGCCTTGACAGGGACAGGCGAAATTGCAGCATCCCTGCTCTGGCTTAG
- the LOC114370168 gene encoding uncharacterized protein LOC114370168: MKRQRGVHVNAVRPIMNNNPPNVEDVAAAAMGKKKVKKEDEQKVGNIMVEEEEIKESSTSRNSMVGGYLQQHQQGGMLMGWNWEENMNMPLVGGVVDEQMSWGSTWFPGWDMDLLGGDAFTALYNDVLWDDDIWNLNNQIPIPLDTTKRFHLE; this comes from the coding sequence ATGAAGAGGCAGAGAGGTGTGCATGTGAATGCTGTTAGGCCCATCATGAATAATAATCCTCCCAATGTTGAAGATGTAGCTGCAGCTGCAATGGGGAAGAAGAAAGTGAAGAAAGAGGATGAGCAGAAGGTGGGGAATAttatggtggaggaagaggagATAAAGGAAAGTAGTACTAGTAGAAACAGCATGGTGGGTGGGTATTTGCAGCAACATCAACAAGGTGGCATGCTGATGGGTTGGAATTGGGAGGAGAATATGAATATGCCATTGGTGGGAGGTGTGGTGGATGAGCAAATGTCATGGGGCTCCACTTGGTTCCCTGGTTGGGACATGGACTTGTTGGGGGGAGATGCTTTCACTGCCTTGTACAATGATGTTCTTTGGGATGATGATATCTGGAATCTCAACAACCAAATTCCAATTCCCTTAGATACAACAAAGAGGTTTCACTTGGAGTAG
- the LOC114370896 gene encoding zinc finger protein JAGGED-like isoform X2, whose amino-acid sequence MRPERNPLDLNNLPDEYSRDGKQVLEDHTSSPGCRKKKSGGKDGKDECGKVYECRFCSLKFYKSQALGGHMNRHRQERETETLNQARQLVFRSDHIIAPQGAPHLGCCQPIGTGGYHPSGDPTVPLRFPRYFSGSSSTHMPPPPPPPPPPQQSHLYPSPSRPVSFGSSHFPHQHAVNDYYVGHVMSGGSHGHYVGGESTSSYTYIGAPVGQAGGFAGGGKEGSAVQEEGLSWGRSYSGGAQHRLDPPSAINRFHDGF is encoded by the exons AT GAGACCAGAACGAAACCCATTAGATCTTAACAATTTGCCCGATGAGTACTCTAGGGATGGCAAACAAGTCCTCGAAGACCATACCTCTTCACCCG GTTGCAGGAAAAAGAAAAGCGGCGGGAAGGATGGAAAAGACGAGTGTGGGAAGGTCTACGAGTGTAGATTTTGTTCCCTCAAGTTCTACAAGTCTCAGGCTCTTGGGGGACACATGAACCGCCACCGCCAAG AGAGGGAAACGGAGACGCTGAACCAGGCTCGTCAACTGGTATTTCGTAGCGATCATATCATTGCTCCACAAGGTGCCCCTCACTTAGG ATGCTGCCAGCCAATAGGAACGGGGGGTTATCACCCATCAGGAGACCCAACAGTGCCTCTAAGATTCCCGAGATACTTCTCAGGTTCATCCTCAACTCACATGCCAccaccgccgccgccgccgccgccaccGCAACAATCACACCTATACCCATCACCTTCGAGGCCAGTGTCATTTGGGTCATCACACTTCCCCCACCAGCATGCTGTGAACGATTACTATGTGGGCCACGTGATGAGTGGTGGGAGCCACGGACACTATGTTGGAGGAGAGAGCACGAGTAGTTACACGTACATTGGTGCCCCGGTGGGGCAAGCTGGTGGATTCGCTGGTGGTGGTAAGGAGGGGTCAGCAGTGCAGGAGGAAGGGTTGAGTTGGGGAAGGAGCTATTCAGGAGGAGCACAGCATCGTTTGGATCCTCCCTCAGCGATCAATCGGTTTCATGATGGTTTCTAA
- the LOC114370896 gene encoding zinc finger protein JAGGED-like isoform X1 yields the protein MTLSFLYRRPERNPLDLNNLPDEYSRDGKQVLEDHTSSPGCRKKKSGGKDGKDECGKVYECRFCSLKFYKSQALGGHMNRHRQERETETLNQARQLVFRSDHIIAPQGAPHLGCCQPIGTGGYHPSGDPTVPLRFPRYFSGSSSTHMPPPPPPPPPPQQSHLYPSPSRPVSFGSSHFPHQHAVNDYYVGHVMSGGSHGHYVGGESTSSYTYIGAPVGQAGGFAGGGKEGSAVQEEGLSWGRSYSGGAQHRLDPPSAINRFHDGF from the exons atgaCTTTGTCGTTCCTTTACAGGAGACCAGAACGAAACCCATTAGATCTTAACAATTTGCCCGATGAGTACTCTAGGGATGGCAAACAAGTCCTCGAAGACCATACCTCTTCACCCG GTTGCAGGAAAAAGAAAAGCGGCGGGAAGGATGGAAAAGACGAGTGTGGGAAGGTCTACGAGTGTAGATTTTGTTCCCTCAAGTTCTACAAGTCTCAGGCTCTTGGGGGACACATGAACCGCCACCGCCAAG AGAGGGAAACGGAGACGCTGAACCAGGCTCGTCAACTGGTATTTCGTAGCGATCATATCATTGCTCCACAAGGTGCCCCTCACTTAGG ATGCTGCCAGCCAATAGGAACGGGGGGTTATCACCCATCAGGAGACCCAACAGTGCCTCTAAGATTCCCGAGATACTTCTCAGGTTCATCCTCAACTCACATGCCAccaccgccgccgccgccgccgccaccGCAACAATCACACCTATACCCATCACCTTCGAGGCCAGTGTCATTTGGGTCATCACACTTCCCCCACCAGCATGCTGTGAACGATTACTATGTGGGCCACGTGATGAGTGGTGGGAGCCACGGACACTATGTTGGAGGAGAGAGCACGAGTAGTTACACGTACATTGGTGCCCCGGTGGGGCAAGCTGGTGGATTCGCTGGTGGTGGTAAGGAGGGGTCAGCAGTGCAGGAGGAAGGGTTGAGTTGGGGAAGGAGCTATTCAGGAGGAGCACAGCATCGTTTGGATCCTCCCTCAGCGATCAATCGGTTTCATGATGGTTTCTAA